The genomic interval ACCATTGAAGGTGTGATGGAAGATGTCACTGAAATCGTGCTGAACATCAAACAGATTAGATTCGCAATGACAACTGATGAACCTCAGTTTCTTACCTTATCGGTAAATAAGCAGGGTGTCGTCACCGCAGCTGATATTCAGGAAAACCAGAACGTCAAAGTCCTCAATCCTGAGCAGACTATTGCGACTCTCTCTGAGAAGATGGTACTCGATATGACTTTCGAGATCCGTATGGGTAAGGGATACGTTCCTGCTGATATGCATGATGGTCTTGTAAACGAAATTGGTCATATCCAACTAGACTCAAGCTTTTCTCCGATCCGTAAGGTAGCTTACAGTGTAGAGCAGGCTCGTGTCGGTCAAATGACCAACTATGACAAGCTAGTTCTTGAAGTCTTTACCGATGGTTCTGTCACTCCTGAAGATGCTGTCGCTTATAGCGCAAAAATTCTTAAGGAACAGCTTTCTGTTTTCATTAATTTTGATGAAATGGGCTCTGAACAAGAAGAGTCTAAAGAATGTGACCTCGACCTGAACCCGAATCTGTTCAAAAGTATCGATGAACTTGAATTGTCCGTTCGTGCGACTAACTGCCTCAAGGCTGCTAACATTCGTATTGTTGGCGAACTTGTACAGCGTACTGAACAGGCCATGCTTAAGACTAAGAACTTCGGACGTAAGTCTTTAGATGAAATCCGCAGAGTTCTTGACAGTATGGAACTTAAGTTCGGGATGCCC from Desulfovibrio gilichinskyi carries:
- a CDS encoding DNA-directed RNA polymerase subunit alpha; the encoded protein is MLIQDGDKLINTRNWAELVKPEQLVRDSKSNELYGKFICEPLERGFGTTIGNSLRRVLLSSMQGAAVVAVKIEGVQHEFTTIEGVMEDVTEIVLNIKQIRFAMTTDEPQFLTLSVNKQGVVTAADIQENQNVKVLNPEQTIATLSEKMVLDMTFEIRMGKGYVPADMHDGLVNEIGHIQLDSSFSPIRKVAYSVEQARVGQMTNYDKLVLEVFTDGSVTPEDAVAYSAKILKEQLSVFINFDEMGSEQEESKECDLDLNPNLFKSIDELELSVRATNCLKAANIRIVGELVQRTEQAMLKTKNFGRKSLDEIRRVLDSMELKFGMPLEDFDKKHQEWLKRKEKNEA